The Halomonas sp. 'Soap Lake #6' genomic sequence CAGGAGGTCTGCCTGGTGCTGTTAACAGGCCGCGCCAATGTTATCTGCGGCGAGCATCGCTTTGACGATATTGGTGAGCGTATGGATATCTTCGAGCAAATTCTTCCCTACGCGGTGTATCTGCCCAATGGGGTTAGCTATGCAGTGGAAGCAACCACCGATCTTGAACTAGCGATATGCACCGCCCCTGGCCATGGCAACCACGCTCCACGGCTGATCGCGCCTGACAACATCAAGAAGAGCACCCGTGGCCAGGGTACCAATACCCGCCATATCCACGATATTTTGCCGGAAAGCGAACCCGCCGATAGCCTGCTGGTAGTCGAAGTATTTACCCCCGCGGGCAACTGGTCGAGCTACCCGCCCCATAAACACGATGTGGATAACTTACCCCAGGAGTCACTGCTGGAGGAGACCTACTACCACCGTATTTACCCTAAACAAGGGTTTGCCTTCCAGCGCGTTTATACCGACGACCGATCCCTAGATGAAACTATGGCCGTCGAAAATGGCTGCTGCGTGTTAGTGCCCAAAGGCTACCACCCGGTGGGCGCCTCTCATGGCTACTCGCTCTACTATCTAAACGTGATGGCCGGTCCCAAACGGGCGTGGCAGTTCCACAACGACCCTGACCATGAGTGGCTAATGAACGCTTGAGCAGCTGCCTATTTTGCCTGTAAGGCTTTACCTAGTGCTATGCTGTTGTGCCCCGCACCCGCGGGGCTTTTTTATGTATGGCTTTTATTACAGACTAATGAGGCCCCCATGCTTCCCGACTACTCCGCCATCGCCTGGCTGCTAATCATATTTTCTGTTTACCTCACCGGCATTTCAAAGGGTGGTTTTGCGGGTGGCTTCGGTACGCTTTCAGTGCCGCTCATGGCACTGGCGATTAGCCCCACCCAGGCAGCGGGTTTGTTGTTACCGCTATTGCTGGTGATGGACGTATTCGCGGTAAAAGCGTGGTGGGGTAAACAGGCTGCCGCCGAAGTCTGGCGCTTTGTGCCGGGGCTGTTTGTGGGTGTGACCATAGGCACTCTGCTATTTGGTAGTTTAAGTGAACAGGGGCTACGCCTTATTCTCGGTATTATTACCTTACTGTTCGCCACTTACATGCTGCTAAAGCCTGCTGCCAAGAAACCTATTTCCACCCGGTGGGCGTTGCCAGCAGCAAGTGTCTGCGGTTTTACCAGTTTTATGGCCCATGCTGGCGCGCCGCCGCTGAATGTTTATCTAATGCCGCGCAAACTGCCTAAAGAGACCTTTATAGCTACCTGCGCCGTCTCGTT encodes the following:
- the iolB gene encoding 5-deoxy-glucuronate isomerase: MPSLLVRPTAPDAQGTVIDVTPASAGWTYVGFRVHKLSKGQRLEASSENQEVCLVLLTGRANVICGEHRFDDIGERMDIFEQILPYAVYLPNGVSYAVEATTDLELAICTAPGHGNHAPRLIAPDNIKKSTRGQGTNTRHIHDILPESEPADSLLVVEVFTPAGNWSSYPPHKHDVDNLPQESLLEETYYHRIYPKQGFAFQRVYTDDRSLDETMAVENGCCVLVPKGYHPVGASHGYSLYYLNVMAGPKRAWQFHNDPDHEWLMNA
- a CDS encoding sulfite exporter TauE/SafE family protein: MLPDYSAIAWLLIIFSVYLTGISKGGFAGGFGTLSVPLMALAISPTQAAGLLLPLLLVMDVFAVKAWWGKQAAAEVWRFVPGLFVGVTIGTLLFGSLSEQGLRLILGIITLLFATYMLLKPAAKKPISTRWALPAASVCGFTSFMAHAGAPPLNVYLMPRKLPKETFIATCAVSFAVVNVIKLGPYMWLGEVNVTSVWASLLLVPVAWFGVRNGLWLQSRVNEALFYRLVIIAMFLVGINLVWQAVS